One window of the Seriola aureovittata isolate HTS-2021-v1 ecotype China chromosome 22, ASM2101889v1, whole genome shotgun sequence genome contains the following:
- the LOC130163692 gene encoding tetraspanin-8-like, which yields MKGCFYAPERRSSMQRSAVVVVAEKTTLKRPFIFTNAVHMALCFFMLTMTITWHRDLIQTGKLVSSVSVVLMYVIEIGCLLLSVLGIFGACKGKRWCLILYATGMAAASQTIIVRTALSYQDVYEKRVVREEAKLLSMMPLSGTSKANRTLLYSIQEEFECCGLIEGYKDWGSFIPASCNCQYPGKCIRLRGSATLGAPKNQYVYQEPCLPIYVSELKLAFSLAMGIQFGSGVFWMVLLVMSIKLMGQIRRKQEFMALLQSNRYVPGAF from the exons ATGAAAGGTTGCTTCTACGCCCCGGAGAGACGCAGCAGCATGCAGCGGAGCGCAGTGGTCGTGGTGGCGGAGAAAACGACCCTGAAAAGGCCGTTTATTTTCACCAATGCTGTGCATATG GCGCTGTGCTTCTTCATGCTGACAATGACAATAACTTGGCACAGAGACCTCATACAAACTGGCAAA CTGGTGTCCAGTGTTTCTGTAGTGTTAATGTATGTCATAGAGATCGGCTGCCTGCTGCTGTCGGTGCTCGGTATATTTGGAGCCTGTAAAGGAAAGAGATGGTGTTTGATTCTG tatGCAACTGGGATGGCCGCAGCCAGTCAAACAATAATCGTCAGAACAGCACTGAGTTACCAAGATGTCTATGAG AAACGTGTCGTCCGTGAGGAGGCAAAGTTGCTGTCCATGATGCCACTCAGTGGAACGAGCAAAGCCAACAGGACCCTGCTGTACAGCATCCAAGAAGAG TTTGAGTGCTGTGGTCTTATCGAAGGCTACAAAGACTGGGGCTCTTTCATCCCTGCTTCCTGCAACTGTCAGTATCCGGGAAAATGC ATTCGACTACGGGGCAGCGCCACACTTGGGGCTCCGAAGAACCAGTATGTTTAtcaagag CCCTGCCTACCGATTTATGTCTCCGAACTAAAGCTTGCATTCTCGTTGGCGATGGGTATACAGTTCGGAAGTGGAGTGTTTTGG ATGGTTTTACTTGTCATGAGCATCAAGCTGATGGGCCAGATAAGACGAAAACAGGAGTTCATGGCTCTTCTACAATCAAACAGATATGTTCCTGGTGCCTTCTAG
- the LOC130163693 gene encoding tetraspanin-8-like — protein MGKVNVCLKRSYIAVASLIGIIGALMLAYTLFTHGHLYRDDNEIEPAIYGSYGFSIATLLFALTGLFGACKKKKWALILFAVGMILSSLYTITPAVIIGLFRKPQVVEELKEMFEGGEHSGLLNDVHRAHLNNTQMELQCCGLSQGYKEWGNDIPESCICTEASTNPCVAVPIDSLHSKHKIDDQPVMVYKEPCLPYLIDRYVFLLNVTVGVLLGLTLLFVLSVVLSIIILCQLNKKEDIPAVVYSAKAKAGNYTTLTELI, from the exons atgggGAAAGTGAACGTCTGTTTGAAACGGAGTTACATTGCTGTGGCCAGTTTGATCGGT ATTATTGGTGCTCTAATGTTGGCATACACTCTGTTCACCCACGGACATTTATACAGAGATGACAATGAG ATAGAACCAGCAATATATGGCTCGTATGGTTTTTCCATTGCAACTCTGCTCTTTGCCCTGACTGGTTTGTTTGGTGCCtgcaaaaagaagaaatgggCGCTGATATTG tttgCAGTTGGAATGATCCTGAGCAGTCTGTACACAATTACGCCTGCTGTCATAATTGGACTGTTTAGGAAACCTCAG gTGGTTGAAGAACTGAAGGAGATGTTCGAGGGTGGGGAACATTCGGGTCTTTTAAACGATGTTCATAGAGCCCACctcaacaacacacagatgGAA ttgCAGTGTTGTGGACTGAGTCAGGGCTACAAGGAGTGGGGCAACGACATCCCAGAATCTTGCATATGTACTGAAGCGTCCACTAAtccatgt GTGGCAGTTCCTATAGACAGCCTACACTCTAAGCACAAGATTGATGACCAGCCCGTCATGGTTTATAAAGAG ccaTGCCTTCCATACTTGATTGATAGATACGTTTTCCTCCTGAATGTGACTGTGGGCGTGTTGCTGGGACTCACATTACTCTTT GTTTTGTCAGTAGTGCTGAGTATTATCATCTTGTGTCAGCTGAACAAGAAGGAAGATATCCCTGCAGTGGTCTACAGTGCAAAGGCAAAAGCGGGCAACTACACCACTCTTACAGAGTTAATctga
- the pus7l gene encoding pseudouridylate synthase PUS7L isoform X2 gives MKQDSDAVNVPACFISSHEGFLGSIKNFIKDFVVTEIDVNGQQVNKATATQSPGGASSYKNNETAAEFKHNNQSSVSHDTDVPADYEVDVAPPSPGSFDLGVILGQSVSDELEQFVLTLKDEKPTQQELSLGSFTDKHHRANVHRAVRHRFPFLMTVTIQPEIRVREDPDYRELSQLVTEDEAEDFFRFIDAKVRGSSYTFGPDDNKEHRTAVHHFLSRRFGKLVETKSFSDQGSTAISVRLRERGRPKKRSADERKEEEVYTAFTLCKENLETLEAISYMAAALGVLPSDFTYAGIKDKRAITYQSMVVKKVSPQRLKEKTGEFERRGMRLSQVRSVSEPLRLGRLQGNHFDLVVRDLRPHGASDTHSSGADRHARLAALVKEAVENVKARGFVNYYGPQRFGSGQSVQSDRVGLALLKEDMVSAVRLFFTPDEGNDPQSHAKRHFLQTDNAKESLALMPLSKARERLMLRALNRYGTGADGCAQAWLSLPHSMRVFYPHAYCSRVWNEAAAHRLATLGHSVRRGDLVWIQEGHNKPEDTGETSSAQIHVVTDQEEQGGVYTLGQVLLPMPGNTVKYPENAMGTWYQERLARDGLEDCRFRVGSLKLNLPGCYRPLLALPRNLSYQLQRAACRDGGGGGGEVTGERKQDSLALTLNFDLDSSCYATICLREIMKCDP, from the exons ATGAAGCAGGACAGTGATGCTGTGAACGTCCCTGCATGCTTCATATCAAGCCATGAAGGTTTTCTCGGAAGCATCAAAAACTTTATCAAAGACTTTGTGGTGACTGAGATAGACGTCAATGGACAGCAGGTTAATAAAGCTACAGCAACACAGAGCCCAGGTGGTGCCTCCtcatataaaaacaatgagaCCGCTGCCGAATTTAAGCATAATAATCAGTCCTCTGTCTCACACGACACAGATGTCCCAGCTGATTATGAGGTAGATGTTGCCCCACCTAGTCCAGGCAGCTTTGATTTAGGTGTGATTTTAGGCCAGTCAGTCAGCGATGAGCTTGAGCAGTTCGTGTTGACTCTCAAAGACGAAAAGCCAACCCAGCAGGAGTTATCTCTGGGATCCTTCACTGACAAACACCACAGAGCAAACGTCCACCGGGCCGTCAGACACCGCTTCCCCTTCCTCATGACCGTCACCATTCAGCCCGAGATCAGGGTGAGGGAGGACCCCGACTACAGAGAGCTCTCCCAGCTGGTCACAGAGGACGAAGCAGAGGACTTCTTCAGGTTCATAGATGCCAAAGTGCGGGGCTCATCCTACACGTTTGGACCTGACGACAACAAGGAGCACAGGACGGCGGTCCACCATTTCCTGAGCCGCAGGTTTGGGAAACTGGTGGAGACGAAAAGCTTCAGCGATCAGGGGAGCACAGCGATCTCGGTGAGGctgagagagcgagggaggccGAAGAAGAGAAGCGCAGATGAGCGGAAGGAAGAAGAAGTGTACACTG CGTTCACCCTGTGTAAGGAGAACCTGGAGACTCTGGAGGCCATCAGCTACATGGCCGCAGCTCTCGGTGTCCTACCGTCAGATTTCACCTACGCTGGGATCAAAGATAAGAGAGCCATCACCTATCAGTCCATGGTGGTGAAGAAGGTCTCACCTCAACG GTTGAAAGAGAAGACGGGCGAGTTCGAGAGGAGAGGGATGCGTCTGTCTCAGGTCCGCTCTGTCAGCGAGCCTCTCAGGCTTGGACGACTGCAGGGGAACCACTTTGACCTGGTGGTCCGCGACCTGAGACCACATGGAGCCAGtgacacacactcctctggTGCAGACAGGCACGCTCGCCTGGCAGCGCTGGTAAAGGAAGCAGTGGAGAATGTCAAG GCCAGAGGTTTTGTCAACTACTATGGACCACAGAGGTTTGGCAGTGGACAGAGCGTTCAGTCTGACAGAGTGGGACTGGCTTTACTCAAAGAAGACATG gtcaGTGCTGTGCGCCTCTTCTTCACTCCAGACGAAGGCAATGATCCTCAGAGCCACGCAAAGAGGCACTTCCTCCAGACAG ATAATGCTAAGGAGTCTCTGGCTTTGATGCCATTGTCTAAGGCCAGGGAGCGGCTGATGCTGCGGGCCCTGAACCGCTACGGTACAGGTGCAGATGGGTGTGCCCAAGCCTGGCTCAGCCTGCCCCACAGCATGAGAGTCTTCTACCCACACGCCTACTGTAGCAG AGTGTGGAACGAGGCGGCGGCTCACAGGTTGGCTACTCTGGGCCACAGTGTCAGGCGAGGAGACCTAGTCTGGATACAAGAAGGGCACAACAAACCAGAGGACACTGGAGAAACCAGCTCTGCTCAG ATCCATGTGGTGACAGACCAAGAGGAGCAAGGGGGAGTCTACACACTAGGACAA GTGTTACTGCCGATGCCAGGAAACACGGTGAAGTATCCGGAAAATGCCATGGGGACCTGGTACCAGGAGAGACTGGCCAGAGATGGACTGGAGGACTGTCGCTTCAGAGTCGGCAGCCTGAAACTGAATCTGCCAGGCTGCTACCGCCCCCTGCTGGCCCTTCCACGCAACCTCAGCTACCAGCTCCAGAGAGCAGCCTgcagggatggaggaggaggaggaggagaggtgacgGGAGAAAGGAAGCAGGACTCGCTCGCTCTCACCTTGAACTTCGACCTGGATTCCTCCTGCTACGCTACCATCTGCCTCAGAGAGATCATGAAGTGTGACCCGTAG
- the LOC130163665 gene encoding ras-related protein Rab-19-like — protein MQTPGPEHDDSFDFLFKIILIGDSNVGKTCVVQNFKSGIFTERQQNTIGVDFTVRTLDIEGKKVKMQVWDTAGQERFRTITQSYYRSAHGAMIAYDITRRSTFDSVTHWIKEVEQFGATNIVLVLIGNKCDLEPERQVLFEEACNLAKERGVLAALETSAKESQNVDEAFMMTARELLSRNGLSVQQGDLESTPRVLLRANSRPVNGVAAAYTPPEKKSCC, from the exons ATGCAGACCCCAGGACCCGAGCACGATGACTCTTTTGATTTCCTGTTTAAGATCATCCTGATCGGAGACTCTAACGTGGGGAAGACCTGTGTGGTTCAGAATTTCAAGTCAGGGATTTTCACAGAGAGGCAGCAGAACACCATCGGAGTGGACTTTACTGTACGAACCCTGGACATCGAGGGCAAGAAAGTGAAG atgcAGGTGTGGGACACGGCAGGCCAGGAGAGGTTTCGTACGATCACCCAGAGCTACTACCGCAGCGCTCACGGCGCCATGATTGCCTATGACATCACACGGCGCTCGACCTTTGACTCGGTGACCCACTGGATCAAGGAGGTGGAGCAGTTCGGGGCAACCAATATAGTATTGGTCCTCATAG GTAACAAATGTGACTTGGAGCCGGAACGTCAGGTTCTGTTTGAGGAAGCCTGCAACCTGGCAAAGGAGAGAGGCGTACTAGCTGCTCTCGAAACATCAGCAAAG GAGAGTCAGAACGTGGATGAAGCCTTCATGATGACGGCCAGAGAGCTGCTGTCCCGTAACGGCCTCAGTGTCCAGCAGGGAGACTTGGAGAGCACGCCCCGGGTTCTCCTCCGGGCCAACTCTCGGCCGGTTAACGGCGTCGCGGCTGCCTACACGCCACCGGAGAAGAAGTCATGTTGCTGA
- the pus7l gene encoding pseudouridylate synthase PUS7L isoform X1 — MKQDSDAVNVPACFISSHEGFLGSIKNFIKDFVVTEIDVNGQQVNKATATQSPGGASSYKNNETAAEFKHNNQSSVSHDTDVPADYEVDVAPPSPGSFDLGVILGQSVSDELEQFVLTLKDEKPTQQELSLGSFTDKHHRANVHRAVRHRFPFLMTVTIQPEIRVREDPDYRELSQLVTEDEAEDFFRFIDAKVRGSSYTFGPDDNKEHRTAVHHFLSRRFGKLVETKSFSDQGSTAISVRLRERGRPKKRSADERKEEEVYTAFTLCKENLETLEAISYMAAALGVLPSDFTYAGIKDKRAITYQSMVVKKVSPQRLKEKTGEFERRGMRLSQVRSVSEPLRLGRLQGNHFDLVVRDLRPHGASDTHSSGADRHARLAALVKEAVENVKARGFVNYYGPQRFGSGQSVQSDRVGLALLKEDMVSAVRLFFTPDEGNDPQSHAKRHFLQTDNAKESLALMPLSKARERLMLRALNRYGTGADGCAQAWLSLPHSMRVFYPHAYCSRVWNEAAAHRLATLGHSVRRGDLVWIQEGHNKPEDTGETSSAQVRKIHVVTDQEEQGGVYTLGQVLLPMPGNTVKYPENAMGTWYQERLARDGLEDCRFRVGSLKLNLPGCYRPLLALPRNLSYQLQRAACRDGGGGGGEVTGERKQDSLALTLNFDLDSSCYATICLREIMKCDP; from the exons ATGAAGCAGGACAGTGATGCTGTGAACGTCCCTGCATGCTTCATATCAAGCCATGAAGGTTTTCTCGGAAGCATCAAAAACTTTATCAAAGACTTTGTGGTGACTGAGATAGACGTCAATGGACAGCAGGTTAATAAAGCTACAGCAACACAGAGCCCAGGTGGTGCCTCCtcatataaaaacaatgagaCCGCTGCCGAATTTAAGCATAATAATCAGTCCTCTGTCTCACACGACACAGATGTCCCAGCTGATTATGAGGTAGATGTTGCCCCACCTAGTCCAGGCAGCTTTGATTTAGGTGTGATTTTAGGCCAGTCAGTCAGCGATGAGCTTGAGCAGTTCGTGTTGACTCTCAAAGACGAAAAGCCAACCCAGCAGGAGTTATCTCTGGGATCCTTCACTGACAAACACCACAGAGCAAACGTCCACCGGGCCGTCAGACACCGCTTCCCCTTCCTCATGACCGTCACCATTCAGCCCGAGATCAGGGTGAGGGAGGACCCCGACTACAGAGAGCTCTCCCAGCTGGTCACAGAGGACGAAGCAGAGGACTTCTTCAGGTTCATAGATGCCAAAGTGCGGGGCTCATCCTACACGTTTGGACCTGACGACAACAAGGAGCACAGGACGGCGGTCCACCATTTCCTGAGCCGCAGGTTTGGGAAACTGGTGGAGACGAAAAGCTTCAGCGATCAGGGGAGCACAGCGATCTCGGTGAGGctgagagagcgagggaggccGAAGAAGAGAAGCGCAGATGAGCGGAAGGAAGAAGAAGTGTACACTG CGTTCACCCTGTGTAAGGAGAACCTGGAGACTCTGGAGGCCATCAGCTACATGGCCGCAGCTCTCGGTGTCCTACCGTCAGATTTCACCTACGCTGGGATCAAAGATAAGAGAGCCATCACCTATCAGTCCATGGTGGTGAAGAAGGTCTCACCTCAACG GTTGAAAGAGAAGACGGGCGAGTTCGAGAGGAGAGGGATGCGTCTGTCTCAGGTCCGCTCTGTCAGCGAGCCTCTCAGGCTTGGACGACTGCAGGGGAACCACTTTGACCTGGTGGTCCGCGACCTGAGACCACATGGAGCCAGtgacacacactcctctggTGCAGACAGGCACGCTCGCCTGGCAGCGCTGGTAAAGGAAGCAGTGGAGAATGTCAAG GCCAGAGGTTTTGTCAACTACTATGGACCACAGAGGTTTGGCAGTGGACAGAGCGTTCAGTCTGACAGAGTGGGACTGGCTTTACTCAAAGAAGACATG gtcaGTGCTGTGCGCCTCTTCTTCACTCCAGACGAAGGCAATGATCCTCAGAGCCACGCAAAGAGGCACTTCCTCCAGACAG ATAATGCTAAGGAGTCTCTGGCTTTGATGCCATTGTCTAAGGCCAGGGAGCGGCTGATGCTGCGGGCCCTGAACCGCTACGGTACAGGTGCAGATGGGTGTGCCCAAGCCTGGCTCAGCCTGCCCCACAGCATGAGAGTCTTCTACCCACACGCCTACTGTAGCAG AGTGTGGAACGAGGCGGCGGCTCACAGGTTGGCTACTCTGGGCCACAGTGTCAGGCGAGGAGACCTAGTCTGGATACAAGAAGGGCACAACAAACCAGAGGACACTGGAGAAACCAGCTCTGCTCAGGTGAGAAAG ATCCATGTGGTGACAGACCAAGAGGAGCAAGGGGGAGTCTACACACTAGGACAA GTGTTACTGCCGATGCCAGGAAACACGGTGAAGTATCCGGAAAATGCCATGGGGACCTGGTACCAGGAGAGACTGGCCAGAGATGGACTGGAGGACTGTCGCTTCAGAGTCGGCAGCCTGAAACTGAATCTGCCAGGCTGCTACCGCCCCCTGCTGGCCCTTCCACGCAACCTCAGCTACCAGCTCCAGAGAGCAGCCTgcagggatggaggaggaggaggaggagaggtgacgGGAGAAAGGAAGCAGGACTCGCTCGCTCTCACCTTGAACTTCGACCTGGATTCCTCCTGCTACGCTACCATCTGCCTCAGAGAGATCATGAAGTGTGACCCGTAG